Sequence from the Amaranthus tricolor cultivar Red isolate AtriRed21 chromosome 1, ASM2621246v1, whole genome shotgun sequence genome:
TCAATgttaatgtttggtaaattagttggttAAAACAGCTTGTTGTTATGAATAAGCTTTTTTCGAACAAGCTGCTTCAGCAGGTTCAAAATTAGCTGGTTAAACcaattattaaaatcaattggtTAAATTAGCCACTATAATCAGCTATCAGCCGTTTGCCAAATACCTTGATTGTATAATGAGAGTTAGGGATGAATCCTACTAAAGTTCATATTAATAAATACTTCATGCTTTTTGATTATTGCTAGATGATTGACTAAGTTTAATTGATTAATCatagttgataaataatttatttattttttatagtgtaCAAATTGGCTATATGTTTATGAAGATAATTGACTAAATCTGTTCGTTTCCTAATTGTGGTTTCTGATACttaatataataatcaattaagctAATAAGTCAATCATCAAATATATGGCCTAAAATTTTTTGATAAGTTATAAACTTGTTATGGGTACATTTTCCAATATAAATTTTTAGAGATatgtaaataaattattattattattattattattattattattattattattattattattttgtcaaataattttttttataacacttaATGAAATCATTGTAAATGGATAAACTCAAATATCTAAAGATCTCCCTATAAATTGCATCACTCTAAACTATAAATCCAATTTTAAGGAAGAGTTTCTCAATCTCACTCTTGATGAGTAAAGGAGACAccgaattattattattattattattattattattattattattattattattatttgttagaTAATATTTACTCTATAATATTTTCCTTTATGatgtaacatatatatatatatatatatatatatatatatatatatatatatatatatatatatatataaaagaaatttaagcTAGTTTGTCCGATATTTTTAAATTGGgtcaatttcaaattaaattttttgtattttgaccaattaattttcaatgaaaattcaagttaatttaaaatcgaataaaaaaaactcaaagtAAGAACTTTTGGGTCCCAGTATCACATGTTAGGTTGGATCTATAACCCCACAACACTCCTCAATAgatattttggaaaaaaaatctatactTTCGACAAAATTTTACACTAACCTTACCCATAGAATTCATTCCATCGTTGAATTAATTTCGAATTATGTATTCTGGgtcaatttaaaattgaatttacataattttacttttattataaaatcGGACTAAATTTTAACTCGATTACAAGACCAATAAATTTTGGATCGTCATTGTGGTTCAAAATATAATTATGTACTTGATCATAAAAATGAAAAGTTGTTTGCCTGTGAGTTTTGCCCGCTAAAAAAAGGTGAACAAAGACAAATAAAGTATTAGATGAACTTTTGAAACTTAAGCCCATAAATGgatttttaaatatatgtttagGCCGCTATCCATCTAAATTCGCCATGAATAAGATTTGTACTACAAATAATTATCCATtattaatgaataaataaaataaaacatgatAAAGTAAGATGATGTTTTACGTAATTAACACCAAATTAACATCATTATGTATTGATGACATGATCTTAATACTTAAGTATTTAAGTAGATACGATATAATGTAAGGTACGAAACCTTTGAGTCTTATTTTAATGATCAAATGCTAAAGAGtaaagaaaaacataaaatctCTTGCTTTTGTGCCTGAATGAGGACACGTGGTCTTTATGAACTTGACAATCAATTAATCATCGTCCTAACTTTCAACACAAGTTGCAAAGTAATAACCAGCCTAGCAACCTAATTCATACGTGGCAAATCGGTGTTCGACAAGAAAATTttatcttgttttgttttattaaatgacGGATTGACGGATGATTAAACAATCTAATGTTAATACTTGATATATTAGCTAACTGAAACAACTTGTTAACTTTTTATGAATTAGTTTTTAACAAGTAACTCCTAACAACATGTTTAAAATTTGCTGGACAAATCAATTAATGTAATCAACTAGTCAAATGTCTAGACATTTACTATAATTGGTTATCAGCTAATATTAAGTCTTTGCCAAATAATTCCATCATATACTTCCTCGATTGGAGGTGTCAAACACGTATTGAGCCAATTTTGAATTACGTGTTTTGGGTTGGTTTAAAATCAGATCTTATGAcaacatttatttttacataGTTATTTTTAAAATCGAATTAAAGTTAATATCATTTACAAGATCAAGCAAATGTCAAACTATCAAATCTGTTATGAACATGGTTACCCTCAAACCCACTCaatttcgtaattttttttagtgtttttttaattacttattattattttttttattataaccctaaattatGTCTACAATTTCTTTCACAAACTCAATTAATATCTCTGTTGttacataaatatcaaaaatttaaggCCTAATAGATATTAATTCTAATCAACTGAATTTACAAAACACTTTATAGTTTATAAAACCTTCTAGTTGAATCGATTGCTCATATCCATTAAGTTGATCACACCAATTCTCAGTCAATTATCAAATATCCCTACAATGATACACCATGTATATGGTGTTTATTCAgtctattatttaatttattatattaaattaaataatcgcaaagttatattcttaatttatgaggtaaaaatttttaatttttaaaagaaatataatatCTCAAACCACAAATAAGCTTGATTTTTGAAGGTTTGTGAATACTAATAaaggtttcatttatttttacacCATTTACTAATCACttttagtttgtattttgtttCCAATCTATAAATTATAACGGAgtagtaaaattaaatattatttaattcatctcaatataaatcaatatcaattattcataattttaaacCAAACATAATTCAAGATatatttctaattaaaataatatatcttaaaataaaatgagaCCTTTAATTAGAATATGAGGCAATAAATAATATTGGGAGGTAGACGTACCAAATACCATTCCATTCACACATGAATATAGTCAacgattatctttttttttttttctaaataatgaAGAACAAATTGAACATGTTAGTCTTAATATAGAGTAGTAAACTAACGCAAATATATCTACTTATCTAGCTGTCGCTAGGAGATTAAAttgttttgaataaaaaataatggttgtgtcaattggttttaattttaaccacttcttCTCTTACAAaggatatatattttattttaaccatcattttcttatatttttttccattaatttATGCCAAATAATAAGTTGGGCAAGCAATGGGTTTTGATAACACATAGCAATAAAGAGGATTAGTAGACTATCTCTTCACgtaaaatattattcaaaagTTTAAAGCTTAAATAggtaatttaaaagaaaaataatattaatatattaggCTGTTTAAAGATTTTTATGGATTAAGCGCATTGTAAATTCACAGATTCACCAATAAATCCACGAATTAGTCACGAAATTAGActgttttttataattaatatagattgactattttataataattaacaaataaaaaaaagattgcTCAAAAAATGTAGACTAAAGATCTCTCAAATTAATGCCTCATAATCCCACTATCTTCATGTACAATTCTTCAAATACACATCCTCTTCGtacaaaatattatcatatgttTCTCTTAAAGAGAaagaaacttattttttaagctCAATCTTACAGACGTACACTAGAATATCGCATTCACAATCCCCAAACATCTCTAGTTTTCTCCCCTATTGGCTAGTGCTTCCCTTGATTAGCTAACACAAATCTATGACTAAcatataaaagtaaaaataataagtaataaatataataaactatTTCTAAAAGGAATTAACTAATCTTAATTAGCGAACTAATTTACTTATGCCCACTTCCTTATTatctccgttctgaaatacttataACTGATACTAACATGTTCAGTAGAAAAATATCACCATTAGTAGCACGTATAATAAAACGAATTaaacaaatattatttaatttgttctttCTCTTACAAACTTCTAGCAAGCAATTCCTGGCATCTTCTATAAGATTCAATCTTCTCCAACCTAAACTTCTCATGAGAATTAGCTATAAACATATCTGCCAACTTATCAATCTCATTCTCAACTTCATACACCAAATTCTCATTTTTGCTACCTTTTTCTTCCAACCATTGTAGATAACTTGAAAGTTGTCCTTGATCTTCCTTACAATTACCAACATTACCATTAAAAActtgatcatgatcatgatttTCATCATGAGTGGCATAAATTGAGTTCCAAGTAGAATCATAATAGATATCACTACTacttgtattattattaattagtatagGAGAAGGAATAGGCAAAACATGGGCATGAGATGAAGAACACCAATTATAATGAAGTCTAAAAGACCCAAAAAGGATTTTGTTCCTATACTTGTTCttctttgtttgtttaaagTACATGATTTGATTTTCCTTGAAAGTCTTTAGGAAATTAGATTTGGCCTTAGAAAGTGCTCTAAGAAGGTGGCAAATGTGGGAAAATATGAGATGAATTAGGGTTTTAACTTTCATGGTTGTtatagatgatgatgatgatgatgatggggTAGAAGTGGAGAAAATGTGAAGAGAAGAGAGAGGGCTTTTTGGGTTTGTGAGACTAACCATTTTCTTTTTGTGTGGGGGTATTTTAAGAGAAGAAATAGAGAGATGGGGAGATGGTGTGTATTGGGTCTTgtaaaaatgaaatatataaagGGTGTTTTGTTTACCAATATGCCACTCTATGGTGGggttttatgtatttttaaaattaaatttgttgtgGACTACTTTTATGCATGAGCTATTGCACATATACATACTCTTTTCTAccttttttcacttttttttccCTCCATATTTGTTTTGATGTTGAGGTTATATACAAACAATGTTCTAATAAGGACGGATTTTTAAGATCGGTTAATAATGTCAAATGATAacatttaacttatatataaaattatatacctAAAGATGTTAATAAATGTGCCAATTAAGTTGGTAGCAGCTTTGCTGTGTAAATGCATTAACCTaggtttaaactttgttaaacaTAATTTTAAAGAATATAATCGATATCATATGATTGTGTTCTAGATATGCCCCTGGTTAGAAATACACCTACATTGAACCACCATTGAGTCATGCATCATCGCACACATTCAGAACGTCCATTAATTAGACAAGTTGATAAGCTACAAATTCAATATATGAAAGGATCATGCTAAAGTTTTAATCCTTCGTAAAGAATTACTCATTCTTGTCACTTCGTATTTGGCGAAtccttttatattatatattacacaaattaatattattactcaaTTACATGagtaataaaatttcaaatcaaatgacataaatcaatttagatagaCATAAATTTATCTTATTATACCAACTCTTGATTTAGTGGTGCTAGATAAatacattttatgttttttgcATGGTATCCAGGGAAGAtgcttaatttaattgacattgttttaaacaattcattactaatagaaatcaataaataatgaaatttaactcaataataatatatatatattatttatctatttagcATATTCACCGGAATCCGGATGAACAAAATTCAATCTTAACACAGCAACTATATATAACGGTGATCCATTAAGTATTTCCACATTAATTAATCGATAAGATTAGTAAATGTAAATTACCTTTGGTGTAACGTCTAAGCTATTTAGAACAGTAATAAAGGCTAAATCTACATATCCCAACACCCAAGGGAGAGAAGAAATTTGGGATTTTTTTACAACCCTAATCCCATTAAATTAGTTCTATTCATTTACAACAAATTTTGTATAAGATCGTTTTACTATGAAAGCTGAAACGAATAcacataaacattattttttcaaattgattattttcagatgtaagtgatcactttaagattataagtgattactttaagactGTAAATGTAAATTCGGCTAACTCAATAGATATAGTCTCactatgagaccatctcatttgTGTATTTGTCATTTACTTAAGATTTAGTTTGAAAGTACGTGATATTATctttaataattaatgataaaattaattaaaaaaattaattaaaaaattagtattaacTCCATTTACACTTTACTCTTGGGAGTAATTGTTAACACCGAGGTTATTCTGGTAATTCTGGTTGCTGATCAAGTGTGAATGCATGTTCCAACTGAACATGCACAGTTGCACATTGACCTGGTCGCCTGCTAAAAGCTTATGTTGGTCCcgtttgattttaattttaacaatttttgattaataatagagctctattaaattaattgaaattaagTAAGATTCAATTTTGAAATTAAGATGTCCACTAATTCCAATAAGATTGTtaagatatttatatatatatatatatatatatatatatatatatatatatatatatatatatatatattcaattactattttttcgtgttatatgttatataatttaatgttaataaaatttttgatcAAATAATTTAGATTATGACTTAAACATGTTTGAAGCTAAACTCTCTTTATGAGATGCTATAAACATTTAAGATGGTTCTTCCAATAatctttgttttatattttctttgtcTCTCTCATTATGTaatacttttcattttaatttgtttcattactaattatgtataatttttatttttgacaataatCTTACTCTTCTACatttaatctcatccacaaacttatattatttctattttaacctCTCatgtttattattcaattttttttgtcttattctctcAAGTCCCAcccaattttttttcattaaatttcacCTATTTTACGctaaatataaaatgaaaaggataaaAAGAATATCACAAATTATTGTGTAAGATAATCTTTATTTATGCACTCAATAgtccaactaatataattattagcatatatactttttattttaatatccaCTCACCAAGAAACAATGTATCAGGCTCAAAGAATATAGGATAGCATTTAGCAAACAACCTTACAACATTAGATGATAATGCATATAAACTGTAACTGCACGGTATAATTGTCATTCCTGCCTAATCAACTATTCCAAACAAAGTACAATTTATACTGCAAAAACTAAAGTTGAATCAATGtgctttagttttttttttttatgtgtcaACACGGTGATTAATGAatattaaatatgtttatttgaGTTATTTATTAAGTTAGGTTCAAAATAGGGATTTTAAATTGGTTCAAAATAGGTTTTGTATTAACATTGTTTTTCACATACAAGGTCGAATAAATATTTATTGGATTTTCTAACCTATACAAGTGCATCGTTTTAGACGATATAATTGGTAACTATATGAAATTTGATGTAGAATATTTTCTAACAATGCTATTATATTTACCTATTTCAAAAGATATCTCCTATTAAATTTAGAATAgttatcaaattttaaatttatccaCTAGAtacatacactagtggaaaaaactttATCTAGTGCGccacatatgctgcggttttttacaGATGCAGCATAAAATAGGATAAAAACACGagggaaaaaaataacattataggCTAGaaaaccatatatatatatatatatatatatatatatgaccaTCGTATTACATTTGCCtcatatttattaaatttggtGGAGAAATCAGAAAAGAtagacaaaataaattttataataaaaatcaaacaaatataaaatagatcacgataaaaaaataaaaaagaatttacTAGAAGgtattataaaagaaaaatgagctaaatttgatgaaagaaaggGTAACAAGATGAAGGGAGGCGAGTCTTCCGCCTCTAAATCCGCCGCAACGAACAGGCAGCACTAGATGAGCTAAACAAGGCCCATTCCTCGCCGATACTAATATTTGGCGTTCTACCACATGACAATTTTCTTATGGACTCTTCCTTCTTgttctctttttttctttaattttctaatACCTATCTGGGTACCCACCTATTTCATGTTTTGTTTCTTCTAATTATTGTATTTGCCTTTCCTTTTTCcattaatttcaataataacaatttaaaattttatttattaaaatctcTTAAGTTCTTTCATTCTCAccacaataaatttaaattttcgcGATATTTAATCTAGTGACATTAGAAAAAATgccactaatttatatttttattgaaataattgttggtttttattttaagttccattataatgtgatttagtaacaattattttgacttttagtggcatatgtaattatTACTATCTATAACTGCATTTATGAAAAATGTTACTAGATCTTATATCGCGAAAACCTTtggtatgattttttattatgctgctaaaggatcaaataaatattactaAATCCACTATACatactattaaaaattaaatatagaaacatttaaattaaatatcgctAAATATATTctactaaaagcaaattatatcATAGTGTCTCTTCTACATGCCTAATATAATTAGTTGTAGGACTTTAGATATGTTTAGCggaattttaaaaaactttttctaGAAATATAAACCTAAGtcttaaaagtaaaatattattccTTCGGTGTATGAATTTTTCAAGTTGTAAAACCGCCAAACCAGATATGAACTACACCGTCGGAACGTATAGTACTACTACTTCAATAAACACTGTCATGGAAATTAGATGAACAAGGCAAGGGTATCATATATACACCAAGTTCATAATCTCTTCATATGACTTATGTTATATGTAAGTATAATCCATCCATGCAGAGCCGTCTTGAAAAATTTATGAGCCAtatacaaaatttttattttacatattatttattgtaaatatatttattttatctataaatttaatataattatttttttgattaactttttcatatacggGAGAAAGAGGAATCATGTGCGGTCGATCATCTCGTACACCCTCAAAAACCCTCTGTTTCCATGCAATAAACCCCACTATAATACCTataaacatcttattttatttggtataattttatcaGGTCAATTCTTATAGGAGGAACTAGG
This genomic interval carries:
- the LOC130821397 gene encoding uncharacterized protein LOC130821397 codes for the protein MVSLTNPKSPLSSLHIFSTSTPSSSSSSSITTMKVKTLIHLIFSHICHLLRALSKAKSNFLKTFKENQIMYFKQTKKNKYRNKILFGSFRLHYNWCSSSHAHVLPIPSPILINNNTSSSDIYYDSTWNSIYATHDENHDHDQVFNGNVGNCKEDQGQLSSYLQWLEEKGSKNENLVYEVENEIDKLADMFIANSHEKFRLEKIESYRRCQELLARSL